From a single Pedosphaera parvula Ellin514 genomic region:
- a CDS encoding 3-hydroxyacyl-ACP dehydratase FabZ family protein, whose protein sequence is MIDLAAKALEALPHGPEFRFLDNLLRLEPGKAGVGEYTVRGNEYFLKGHFPGSPLFPGVLLVEASAQLAGTVAQTDPDIPPMSGLKLTAMRAVKILGSARPGEVIQLEAYITGRLGNLVQARTMALVNKLVVMQAEITLSGEMPIEGSMES, encoded by the coding sequence ATGATTGATCTCGCAGCAAAAGCATTGGAGGCATTGCCACACGGTCCAGAGTTTCGTTTTCTCGATAATTTATTGCGTTTGGAACCAGGCAAGGCTGGTGTTGGTGAATATACCGTGCGGGGTAATGAGTATTTCCTGAAAGGCCATTTTCCCGGCAGTCCTCTTTTCCCCGGGGTGCTGCTGGTGGAAGCATCAGCTCAACTGGCTGGCACGGTGGCACAGACTGATCCGGACATTCCCCCCATGTCTGGTCTTAAACTGACCGCAATGCGTGCCGTCAAGATACTTGGAAGTGCCCGCCCTGGTGAGGTGATTCAGCTTGAGGCTTATATCACAGGCAGGTTGGGCAATCTTGTCCAGGCGCGCACGATGGCATTGGTAAACAAGCTCGTGGTAATGCAGGCAGAAATTACATTGAGCGGAGAGATGCCAATTGAAGGTTCCATGGAGTCTTGA
- a CDS encoding ABC transporter ATP-binding protein, whose protein sequence is MIKVQNLAKTFGAKRAVDGVSFSVERGEVLGFLGPNGAGKSTSMRMITGFIPPTAGTIHVGGFDMVENPIPAKRLIGYLPENAPAYTDMTVYGFLNFAAEIRGLRGDAKKKAVYRVVEMCFLENVLHQSVDTLSKGYRHRTCFAQSIIHDPEVLILDEPTDGLDPNQKHEVRTLIRRMGEKKAIIFSTHILEEVDAVCSRAMIIDRGKVVANGTPQELRQKSEFAGAVTLRVSGVAANSLTQKLSQLPIVKRAVVVKEGAASVTVRVFPKTAGINGALAEGITDTLQGWKIEELHTEEGRLDDVFRNITMPDTAKEKEATK, encoded by the coding sequence ATGATTAAGGTTCAAAACCTGGCCAAGACATTTGGCGCTAAAAGAGCTGTAGACGGCGTTTCGTTTTCCGTGGAACGAGGCGAAGTCCTCGGGTTCCTCGGGCCCAACGGCGCCGGTAAATCCACCTCCATGCGCATGATCACGGGCTTCATTCCGCCAACAGCCGGAACAATTCATGTGGGTGGGTTCGACATGGTCGAGAACCCGATTCCTGCCAAGCGGCTCATCGGTTATCTGCCGGAAAATGCGCCCGCTTATACCGATATGACGGTGTATGGCTTCCTGAACTTTGCCGCAGAAATTCGCGGATTGCGAGGGGATGCCAAAAAGAAGGCTGTTTATCGCGTGGTGGAAATGTGCTTTCTGGAAAATGTGTTGCATCAGAGTGTCGACACGCTTTCCAAAGGTTATCGGCATCGCACCTGTTTTGCACAATCGATCATTCATGATCCGGAAGTGCTGATCCTGGACGAGCCGACCGACGGCCTGGACCCAAATCAAAAACACGAGGTGCGCACGCTGATTCGCAGGATGGGTGAGAAGAAAGCGATTATTTTTTCCACACATATCCTGGAAGAGGTGGATGCGGTTTGTTCGCGGGCCATGATCATTGATCGTGGCAAAGTGGTTGCCAACGGGACGCCGCAGGAGCTTCGACAGAAATCGGAATTTGCCGGGGCGGTGACCTTGCGCGTGAGTGGCGTTGCAGCCAATTCACTCACTCAAAAACTTTCACAATTGCCCATCGTGAAGCGGGCGGTCGTTGTCAAGGAAGGGGCTGCCAGCGTCACCGTGCGAGTATTCCCGAAAACGGCGGGAATCAATGGCGCCTTGGCTGAAGGCATCACTGACACGCTACAAGGTTGGAAGATTGAAGAATTGCATACCGAAGAAGGACGATTGGACGATGTGTTTAGAAATATCACCATGCCCGACACTGCAAAAGAGAAGGAGGCAACGAAATGA
- a CDS encoding tetratricopeptide repeat protein, which produces MLHRFYHGLTVLLAATSMLVVGCASSSSDKQGDVKSAQVKTKATAKAAPTTPTVSEEKVAEAHAHYAQGVVFDMQDEPELALEEYTKSALQDPANDELVLEISRRYLQLKQTDKALEILTNAVAAPNASGAVYARLGMVYSRLGQDDLALQSSEKAIQKSPTLLTGYQNLFLIHLQKNHSAEAFKVLDKAAKQPETSAEFLINLAELFATLERQVPSLQTNTHKAALGVLNRAAKLKPSSLVLRIKLADGFNVLGDRTNALHFYQELLNQVSSRPAVQDDIRAKMADIYLKNKEPQKASEQLKEIVKDDPANSQAYYYLGSLAYDDKKLPEAEDFFHKVLLLNEEMEQAYYDLAGVQINLEKPKEALSTLEHARKKFKPSFVLEFFSGLAFSKEKDFTNALQHLTSAEVIAKAEEPKRLNALFYFEVGSVYERASNFEEAEKYFEKCLSQSPNFTEALNYLGYMWAEHGIKLEKARDLIEKAVKLEPKNPAYLDSFAWVLYKLNQPKEALARIEEAIKLTPEPDATLYDHLGDIYAALKQDDKARTAWRRSLEVEQNEEVRKKLWRDKPQ; this is translated from the coding sequence ATGCTGCATCGCTTTTACCATGGGCTGACAGTCTTGCTGGCTGCGACGAGCATGCTGGTGGTTGGGTGCGCGTCGTCGTCGTCGGATAAGCAAGGCGACGTCAAGAGTGCCCAGGTCAAGACCAAGGCAACAGCGAAGGCTGCGCCCACGACCCCGACCGTTTCGGAAGAAAAGGTAGCCGAAGCGCATGCTCATTATGCGCAGGGAGTCGTCTTTGACATGCAGGACGAGCCCGAGTTGGCTCTGGAGGAATATACCAAGTCTGCGCTCCAGGATCCGGCCAATGACGAATTGGTGCTGGAAATTTCGCGACGTTACCTGCAGCTAAAGCAGACGGATAAAGCACTTGAGATTTTGACCAATGCGGTGGCGGCACCCAATGCCTCGGGTGCTGTGTATGCGCGATTGGGGATGGTCTATTCCAGGCTCGGCCAGGATGATCTGGCGCTTCAATCGAGCGAGAAGGCAATTCAGAAATCTCCGACGTTGCTCACTGGTTACCAGAATTTATTTCTCATTCATCTTCAAAAAAACCATTCGGCGGAGGCATTCAAAGTTCTGGACAAGGCTGCCAAACAGCCGGAAACCAGTGCGGAATTTCTAATTAATCTCGCAGAATTGTTTGCAACCCTTGAGCGTCAGGTTCCTTCACTTCAGACCAACACGCATAAGGCTGCGCTCGGGGTTCTCAACAGAGCAGCGAAGCTTAAGCCTTCGAGTTTGGTGCTGCGCATCAAACTCGCAGATGGTTTTAACGTTCTCGGCGATAGAACGAATGCCCTTCATTTCTATCAGGAGCTTCTGAATCAAGTCAGCAGTCGGCCCGCAGTGCAAGACGATATCCGTGCCAAAATGGCGGATATTTATCTGAAGAACAAGGAGCCGCAGAAGGCATCGGAGCAGCTCAAGGAAATTGTGAAGGACGATCCGGCAAATTCCCAGGCGTATTATTATCTGGGCAGCCTTGCTTACGATGATAAAAAGCTTCCTGAAGCGGAGGATTTCTTTCACAAAGTGCTTTTGTTGAATGAGGAGATGGAGCAGGCTTATTACGATTTGGCAGGAGTCCAAATTAACCTTGAAAAGCCGAAGGAAGCCCTTTCGACATTGGAGCATGCACGCAAGAAATTTAAACCAAGTTTTGTTTTGGAATTTTTTAGCGGACTGGCGTTCTCCAAGGAAAAGGATTTTACGAACGCCTTGCAACATTTGACCTCAGCCGAAGTGATTGCGAAGGCTGAGGAGCCGAAGCGGTTGAATGCCTTGTTCTACTTTGAGGTTGGCTCGGTCTATGAACGGGCATCAAATTTTGAAGAGGCTGAGAAATATTTTGAGAAGTGTCTTTCGCAGTCACCGAATTTCACGGAAGCGCTCAACTATCTTGGCTATATGTGGGCGGAGCACGGCATCAAGCTGGAGAAGGCACGTGATTTGATTGAAAAAGCGGTGAAGCTGGAGCCGAAGAATCCAGCTTACCTGGATAGTTTTGCATGGGTGCTTTACAAGTTGAATCAACCGAAGGAAGCCCTGGCACGAATTGAAGAAGCAATAAAGCTTACTCCGGAGCCCGATGCCACCCTGTATGATCATTTGGGTGACATCTATGCCGCGTTGAAACAGGATGACAAGGCGCGGACCGCCTGGCGGAGGTCGCTGGAAGTGGAGCAAAACGAGGAAGTGCGGAAAAAATTGTGGCGAGACAAACCTCAATAA
- a CDS encoding DUF2203 domain-containing protein — MSHQFQKHYTRDEARALLPQLRQWLEQLNETRAEVEKVDRRIHGLMTSGNDMGGELVNRSVKLLGEIRALFQEFQNREIFIKDLDRGLIDFPALIGGREVFLCWEKDEDDIEFWHDIDSGFAGREPIQ; from the coding sequence ATGTCACACCAATTCCAAAAGCATTACACTCGCGACGAGGCGCGAGCCCTGCTGCCGCAATTGCGTCAGTGGCTTGAGCAACTGAACGAGACACGCGCTGAAGTGGAAAAGGTGGATCGTCGGATTCATGGGTTAATGACCAGCGGAAATGACATGGGCGGGGAACTGGTCAATCGCTCCGTAAAACTACTTGGCGAAATAAGGGCGCTGTTCCAGGAGTTTCAAAATCGGGAAATTTTCATCAAGGATCTGGACCGTGGATTGATTGATTTTCCGGCTTTGATTGGTGGCAGGGAAGTGTTTCTGTGTTGGGAAAAGGACGAGGATGACATTGAATTTTGGCACGATATTGATTCGGGCTTTGCCGGACGTGAACCAATTCAGTAA
- a CDS encoding class I adenylate-forming enzyme family protein, translating into MLYERWCQIAKEYRNEIALHDVARGERWTFGQLLADSENISISDLVAFPQGHNFISTLLAGWRLGKATCPLEVEQNPPNLVGLPKCDHLKITSATTGQPRLITFTGEQLAADVDNIVATMGLRRDWPNLGTISLAHSYGFSNLVLPLLLHGIPLILVDAPLPETLRIASGMAESITLAAVPALWRTWHGANAIPKNVRLAISAGAPLSLSLEEAVYEGQGIKIHNFYGSSECGGIAYDSSDVPRQDVTCAGAPMRNVSLSVGQDYCLEVRSNATGLTYWPEATARLVPGYFHTSDLAEISDGLVYIRGRAGDQINVAGRKVSPESIERVLLSHPSIDECLVFGVESKDEERKEIIVACLVGKEQLQEQSLKHFLLQRLPAWQIPRDWIFVKSMEANQRGKLSRAEWRKKYLALRKSDSVPHP; encoded by the coding sequence ATGCTTTACGAACGCTGGTGCCAGATAGCAAAAGAATATCGTAATGAAATCGCCCTGCACGATGTGGCAAGGGGTGAGCGGTGGACTTTTGGTCAGTTGCTGGCTGATTCGGAAAATATTTCAATTTCGGATCTGGTGGCATTTCCGCAAGGGCACAATTTCATTTCAACGCTTTTGGCTGGCTGGCGTTTGGGCAAGGCAACCTGTCCTTTGGAGGTTGAGCAGAACCCGCCCAATTTGGTTGGTCTGCCTAAGTGTGATCATTTAAAGATTACGTCAGCCACGACAGGACAACCCCGACTCATAACTTTTACTGGGGAACAACTCGCGGCTGACGTCGATAATATCGTCGCGACGATGGGCTTGCGCCGCGATTGGCCAAATCTTGGCACCATTTCACTGGCGCATTCCTACGGATTTTCCAATCTCGTTCTTCCACTTTTGTTACATGGTATTCCTCTCATCTTGGTGGATGCACCTTTACCGGAGACTTTGCGAATTGCTTCCGGCATGGCTGAGTCGATCACCCTTGCTGCTGTCCCGGCGTTGTGGCGCACCTGGCATGGCGCCAATGCCATTCCGAAAAATGTTCGGTTGGCCATTTCTGCCGGCGCCCCCTTGTCATTGAGTTTGGAGGAGGCGGTGTACGAGGGGCAGGGAATAAAGATTCACAACTTTTACGGGTCGAGTGAATGCGGTGGCATTGCATACGATTCTTCCGATGTCCCAAGACAGGATGTGACGTGTGCGGGCGCACCGATGAGAAATGTCTCACTGTCGGTGGGCCAGGATTATTGCCTTGAGGTGCGGAGCAACGCGACTGGCCTGACTTACTGGCCGGAGGCTACTGCAAGGTTAGTGCCAGGATATTTTCACACGAGCGATCTCGCAGAGATTTCCGATGGTCTGGTTTACATCCGCGGGAGGGCAGGGGATCAGATCAATGTTGCCGGAAGAAAGGTATCACCGGAAAGCATTGAAAGAGTTTTGTTGTCTCATCCTTCGATTGACGAATGCCTGGTCTTTGGGGTCGAAAGCAAGGACGAGGAAAGAAAGGAGATAATCGTAGCCTGCCTGGTTGGAAAGGAACAACTCCAAGAGCAGTCACTGAAACATTTCCTCCTGCAAAGACTTCCCGCGTGGCAAATTCCGCGCGATTGGATTTTTGTGAAATCTATGGAAGCGAATCAGCGGGGGAAACTTTCGCGTGCTGAATGGAGGAAGAAGTATCTCGCTTTAAGAAAAAGCGATTCAGTGCCTCATCCCTGA
- a CDS encoding MMPL family transporter translates to MTRRVWFWILLIFSALVIAGAFRLKFDVDVLNLLPGDLPVVQGLRLYQKNFTDSRELIVTIKSADAAKTESSARTLAQALRSETNLVESVIWQPVWLERPAQAAELIGYLWLNQPPDVFGELTNRLSGTNIQATLNDAKEQLATSLSPMDLARRGYDPYNLMKLPDGVSGGAAASFGEGQSLFTSQDGTFRILFVKAKPDLSSYRACISWLNGVKDIVASLQKRGELAQEVKIGFTGGPAFNAEISSGMEHDMTSSVGITSAIIAILFWIFHRRWVPMLWLLVLLGVILACTLAFGGLLFGSINVVSLGFAGILLGLAVDYGVVHYQEALASPNAIIPEIRRAIGPSIFWAAVTTISAFLVLNFGGLPGLAQLGSLVAIGVMLSALVMLFAFLPPLFRDRIKKRQEQTASSSLTKAASARHDIPEPLTPLKRNLSFGFTAILVLSCVIILSLGIPKLDNTANALRPQHSPSYTALDEIKANLAQNREPLWLITRSTNTSEIARRFDVAQPILEQAISNQTIGSFTLPTMLWPRPENQSANREAVAQILSQRTALKQAAVAEGFSTNSTIMTDHILDTWHAALDQQGVFWPTNEMSQWILDKVAARNHGELLAVGFIFPKTNAPSTAALEDLSQQLSAKGFILSGWDLLGSAILKRVQQNMWKVILPMIALVLLSLFLAFKRPTEILLSIAVLTLSGLCLLAVMHIAGWSWNLLNLMALPLMLGSGVDYSIFMQLALRRHNGNMAGAYHSVGRALLLCGGTAVAGFGSLSFSTNAGMASLGQVCAIGIAGNMLVSVFLLPIWWRALVFKNNKLSSNSTASRAAGPSSLYCSVLWKLGLVLVRSLPRSVCAKLSHLLAEIYWNFAGHRREIVIENLLPAVNGDRKLAHKKAHELLHNFALKVADLWRFESGLPVDNLFGEFAGWEHFTKAQSEKRGILLVTPHLGNWEFGGPLLTKRGVNLQVITLAEPGSGFTEMRQASRARWDIETLVIGEDPFAFVEIIRRLEAGATVALLIDRPPPTSQITVELFDRPFAASIAASELARASGCVLLPVYLPLTSKGYAAHILPAIPYDRGALRKREARQQLAQEIMYAFEKPILEHLNQWYHFVPIWPARSNPDDSH, encoded by the coding sequence ATGACGCGCAGGGTTTGGTTCTGGATTTTATTAATCTTCAGCGCGTTGGTAATCGCCGGAGCTTTCCGGCTCAAATTTGACGTCGATGTCCTCAATCTTTTGCCGGGCGATCTCCCAGTGGTTCAAGGTCTCCGCCTGTATCAGAAAAACTTCACCGATTCACGTGAGCTGATCGTCACCATCAAATCCGCCGATGCTGCGAAAACTGAATCCAGCGCTCGCACTCTCGCACAGGCGCTCCGTTCTGAAACCAATTTGGTTGAGTCCGTCATCTGGCAACCGGTCTGGTTGGAACGTCCGGCTCAAGCAGCCGAGCTTATTGGCTATCTCTGGCTCAACCAGCCTCCCGATGTTTTTGGTGAACTTACAAACCGCCTGAGTGGAACGAACATCCAGGCGACTTTGAATGATGCCAAGGAGCAGCTCGCCACTTCTCTCTCCCCAATGGATCTGGCCCGTCGCGGATACGATCCGTACAACCTGATGAAACTGCCGGACGGCGTCAGTGGTGGTGCTGCAGCATCCTTCGGCGAGGGCCAGAGCTTGTTTACCTCCCAGGACGGCACCTTTCGCATTCTCTTCGTTAAAGCCAAACCTGATCTTTCCAGTTACCGCGCCTGTATCTCATGGCTGAACGGCGTGAAGGACATTGTTGCATCACTGCAGAAGCGCGGTGAATTAGCTCAGGAAGTTAAAATTGGTTTCACGGGCGGTCCCGCATTTAACGCTGAAATCTCCAGCGGAATGGAACATGACATGACCAGTTCCGTTGGCATCACCTCCGCCATCATCGCCATTTTATTTTGGATCTTCCATCGACGCTGGGTACCCATGCTGTGGCTGCTTGTTCTACTGGGAGTCATACTGGCCTGCACGCTTGCATTTGGCGGGCTTTTGTTCGGCTCCATCAATGTTGTCAGCCTTGGCTTTGCCGGAATTCTACTGGGCCTGGCCGTCGATTATGGCGTCGTCCATTATCAGGAAGCACTGGCTTCGCCAAACGCCATCATTCCTGAAATTCGTCGTGCGATTGGACCCAGCATTTTCTGGGCTGCCGTCACCACCATTAGCGCCTTCCTGGTCTTGAACTTTGGCGGACTGCCGGGCCTCGCTCAACTCGGCTCTCTCGTCGCAATAGGCGTGATGCTCTCTGCTTTGGTAATGCTTTTTGCCTTCCTGCCCCCCCTCTTCCGCGATCGCATCAAGAAGCGGCAGGAACAAACCGCCTCCAGTTCACTGACGAAAGCCGCCAGTGCTCGTCACGACATTCCGGAACCTCTTACTCCACTAAAAAGAAATTTGAGTTTCGGTTTCACCGCTATCCTTGTTTTGTCATGCGTTATAATCTTAAGTCTCGGAATTCCAAAACTTGATAACACTGCCAACGCTCTGCGCCCACAACACAGTCCTTCCTACACCGCCCTGGATGAGATCAAGGCAAACCTCGCCCAAAATCGTGAACCACTTTGGCTTATAACCCGCAGCACGAATACTTCAGAAATTGCGCGTCGGTTTGATGTCGCCCAACCGATCCTCGAACAAGCGATTTCGAATCAGACCATTGGCAGTTTCACGCTTCCAACGATGCTCTGGCCGCGTCCGGAAAACCAATCTGCGAATCGCGAGGCAGTCGCTCAAATTCTTTCCCAACGAACAGCTCTTAAACAAGCCGCTGTCGCTGAAGGATTCAGCACGAATTCCACGATCATGACGGACCATATCCTCGACACTTGGCATGCCGCATTGGACCAACAGGGCGTATTCTGGCCCACCAACGAAATGAGCCAATGGATCTTGGATAAGGTGGCAGCTCGCAATCATGGAGAACTTCTCGCAGTCGGGTTTATTTTTCCTAAAACCAACGCTCCTTCAACGGCTGCCTTGGAGGATTTATCGCAGCAGCTGTCTGCCAAAGGCTTCATCCTGTCAGGTTGGGATCTGCTCGGGTCCGCCATTCTCAAACGCGTGCAACAAAACATGTGGAAAGTTATTCTCCCCATGATTGCACTGGTACTGCTATCACTCTTTCTGGCGTTCAAGCGTCCCACGGAAATTCTGCTCAGCATTGCTGTTCTCACCCTCAGCGGTCTCTGCCTCCTGGCAGTGATGCACATAGCCGGTTGGTCGTGGAATCTTTTGAATCTCATGGCTCTGCCTCTGATGCTCGGCTCGGGCGTTGATTACAGCATCTTCATGCAACTCGCCCTCCGTCGCCACAACGGCAACATGGCTGGAGCTTACCATTCCGTCGGTCGCGCGCTCCTGCTCTGTGGAGGCACCGCTGTTGCGGGATTCGGTTCGCTTTCCTTCTCCACCAACGCCGGCATGGCCAGCCTTGGTCAAGTTTGTGCCATTGGCATAGCAGGCAACATGCTCGTTTCCGTTTTCCTCCTTCCCATCTGGTGGCGGGCTCTGGTCTTTAAAAATAATAAACTCTCATCCAATTCGACTGCTTCACGAGCGGCTGGCCCATCGTCGCTTTATTGTTCAGTGTTGTGGAAACTCGGCCTCGTTCTTGTGCGCAGTTTGCCCAGAAGTGTTTGTGCAAAACTAAGTCACTTACTGGCTGAAATCTATTGGAACTTCGCCGGTCATCGCCGTGAAATCGTCATTGAAAACCTTCTGCCAGCAGTCAATGGCGACCGGAAACTTGCCCACAAAAAAGCCCATGAGCTCCTGCATAATTTTGCGCTCAAAGTTGCCGACCTGTGGCGTTTCGAAAGCGGTCTGCCGGTGGATAACCTCTTTGGTGAATTTGCAGGTTGGGAACATTTTACAAAGGCTCAGTCGGAAAAGCGCGGAATTCTGCTGGTTACTCCGCACTTGGGAAATTGGGAGTTTGGCGGTCCGCTGTTGACTAAACGAGGTGTAAATCTACAAGTGATTACCCTGGCAGAGCCTGGAAGCGGATTTACCGAGATGCGCCAGGCTTCGCGCGCCCGTTGGGACATAGAGACTCTGGTCATTGGCGAAGATCCATTTGCCTTTGTTGAAATCATTCGTCGATTGGAAGCAGGGGCGACCGTTGCACTCCTCATTGACCGCCCGCCTCCGACGAGCCAGATTACTGTAGAATTGTTTGATCGGCCGTTTGCTGCTTCCATTGCGGCATCCGAATTGGCGCGCGCATCTGGATGTGTGCTTTTACCAGTTTACCTGCCGCTCACCAGCAAGGGTTATGCAGCACACATTTTGCCTGCTATTCCATATGACCGGGGAGCATTGCGCAAGCGGGAAGCACGCCAACAGCTCGCCCAGGAGATTATGTATGCTTTCGAGAAGCCAATCTTGGAGCACCTTAACCAATGGTACCATTTCGTTCCCATTTGGCCTGCTCGGTCGAACCCTGATGATTCACATTAA
- a CDS encoding LolA family protein, translating into MQTWSADFTQVRTLKSLTQPLTATGHVWFAAPNRFRWELGKPPKTIAVREADQLMVIYPLLKRAERFPLSGSQAGQWKDTLALLDAGFPRSRTELESRFNLLSQTTRNGVHEIVLQPKSTAARRFMPEIRIAFETNTFSLRSTELEFSDGSTMKNIFTNETLNPKIDDSFFNPQLGSDYKITEPLKK; encoded by the coding sequence ATGCAGACCTGGTCTGCCGATTTCACTCAAGTTCGAACCCTCAAATCCTTGACACAACCCTTGACCGCCACTGGTCATGTCTGGTTTGCCGCCCCCAACCGGTTTCGCTGGGAATTGGGAAAGCCACCCAAAACGATAGCCGTCCGCGAAGCTGACCAATTGATGGTCATCTACCCTCTTTTAAAACGAGCCGAGCGGTTCCCACTCAGTGGTAGTCAGGCGGGCCAATGGAAGGATACCCTGGCGCTTCTGGATGCAGGCTTTCCTCGCAGCCGAACGGAGTTGGAAAGCCGATTCAATCTTCTCTCTCAAACCACCAGAAATGGTGTGCATGAAATCGTTCTGCAGCCGAAGTCCACAGCAGCCAGACGTTTCATGCCGGAAATCAGGATTGCTTTCGAAACCAATACATTTTCACTGCGTTCCACGGAGCTTGAATTCAGCGATGGATCAACCATGAAAAACATTTTTACGAATGAGACGTTAAATCCCAAAATTGACGATTCATTCTTCAACCCTCAGCTCGGCAGTGATTACAAGATTACTGAACCATTAAAGAAATGA